In Methanobrevibacter boviskoreani JH1, one DNA window encodes the following:
- a CDS encoding deoxyhypusine synthase, producing the protein MENKGIENISSNFNPKLKAHKVKQIELKNEMTVSQLIDEFDSSGVLGSGRVSRARNLLIDMVNDDDMQIFLSVAGPMVPGGLRNVIADMIRNRQISTLITSGANLTHDMVEAFGGRHYKDLGFDDEELNDAGIGRIADVYTQSGDFEVFEEKITKMLEIIEKKYDNPKDKNIISIEKLLYEFGMLIDDENSILYLAAHNSVNIFAPGLIDSMIGLQLWIFSQDHNLHVDAVGDMHHLSDVVFETEKVGAIMLGGGIPKHYTLASNLLKGGIDAGFQITMDRPETGSLSGARLEEAKSWSKAKHGSKLVTVIGDTTILFPLIYAGAMDHFKE; encoded by the coding sequence ATGGAAAATAAAGGTATTGAAAATATTTCATCTAATTTTAATCCAAAATTAAAGGCTCATAAGGTAAAACAAATAGAATTAAAAAATGAAATGACTGTTAGCCAACTTATTGATGAGTTTGATTCATCAGGTGTCTTAGGTTCTGGAAGGGTCTCAAGAGCTAGAAATCTTTTAATTGATATGGTTAATGATGATGATATGCAGATCTTCTTATCCGTTGCAGGTCCTATGGTTCCTGGAGGATTAAGGAATGTTATTGCAGATATGATTAGGAATAGACAGATAAGTACACTTATTACAAGTGGCGCAAATTTAACCCATGATATGGTTGAGGCTTTTGGTGGAAGACATTATAAGGATTTAGGATTTGATGATGAGGAACTCAATGATGCAGGAATTGGTAGGATTGCCGATGTATACACTCAATCAGGTGATTTTGAAGTATTTGAAGAAAAAATCACTAAGATGTTAGAGATAATCGAGAAGAAGTATGACAATCCTAAAGATAAAAATATCATCTCAATTGAGAAGTTGTTATATGAATTCGGAATGCTTATAGATGATGAGAACTCTATTTTATATTTAGCTGCTCATAATAGTGTTAATATATTTGCACCAGGTCTTATTGATAGTATGATTGGTCTTCAATTATGGATTTTTAGTCAGGATCATAATCTTCATGTAGATGCAGTTGGGGATATGCATCATTTATCTGATGTTGTATTTGAAACAGAAAAGGTAGGTGCCATTATGTTAGGTGGTGGTATTCCTAAGCATTATACTTTAGCATCCAATCTTCTTAAGGGTGGAATTGACGCAGGTTTTCAGATCACTATGGATAGACCTGAAACTGGAAGTTTAAGTGGTGCAAGACTTGAGGAAGCTAAAAGCTGGTCTAAAGCAAAACATGGTTCAAAACTGGTAACTGTAATAGGTGATACAACTATATTATTCCCACTTATATATGCGGGAGCAATGGATCATTTTAAAGAATAA
- a CDS encoding CBS domain-containing protein produces MITSVQKEILQNLINLYQTSEGKSIKGEQIAEVMNRNPGTIRNQMQSLRSLGLVKGVPGPRGGYKPTIEAYHNLNIPVSDKDSKVPISVNNNRIEGLSVAKIEFTSVPHPKECEAAIKVLGNIKSLNIGDEIQVGPTPVNNLGVIGKVVGRDDTDNIILLETNTIRSIPKKSVIEIGSVDLLTLFPDNTIREASKIFSCNSINGAPIVVDNVAVGVLTVTDVVKAIAENKEDIKVSEYMSPKVVSVNKDMSIANAVEIMYKHKIGRLIITDDNNNPIGIVTRTDLIESMINLKKFPITTE; encoded by the coding sequence ATGATAACCTCAGTTCAAAAGGAAATTTTACAAAATTTAATTAATTTATATCAAACCTCTGAAGGTAAATCTATTAAAGGTGAACAAATAGCTGAAGTTATGAACCGTAATCCTGGTACCATTCGAAACCAGATGCAATCATTGAGAAGTTTAGGTTTAGTGAAGGGAGTGCCTGGTCCTAGGGGTGGTTATAAACCAACTATTGAAGCTTATCATAATTTAAACATACCAGTATCTGATAAAGATTCAAAAGTGCCAATTTCAGTTAATAACAATAGGATAGAAGGACTTTCTGTTGCTAAAATTGAATTTACCAGTGTGCCTCATCCAAAGGAATGTGAAGCTGCTATTAAGGTATTAGGCAATATAAAATCTTTGAATATTGGTGATGAGATTCAGGTTGGACCTACGCCAGTCAATAATCTAGGTGTAATCGGTAAGGTTGTAGGACGTGATGATACAGATAATATTATTTTACTTGAGACAAATACAATACGCAGCATACCTAAAAAATCAGTTATTGAAATAGGATCTGTTGATTTATTAACATTGTTTCCTGACAATACTATCCGTGAGGCATCAAAAATATTTTCCTGCAATTCTATTAATGGTGCACCAATTGTTGTTGATAATGTGGCAGTCGGTGTTTTAACTGTTACAGATGTTGTAAAAGCTATTGCAGAAAATAAGGAGGATATAAAAGTCAGTGAATATATGTCTCCTAAAGTGGTTAGTGTTAATAAGGACATGTCTATTGCAAATGCGGTAGAAATAATGTATAAACATAAAATAGGAAGATTGATTATAACCGATGATAATAACAATCCAATTGGTATTGTAACAAGAACTGATCTTATTGAATCCATGATTAATCTTAAAAAATTCCCTATAACTACCGAGTAG
- a CDS encoding TIGR04083 family peptide-modifying radical SAM enzyme: protein MPFHIMIIPTLNCPGNCKYCWGSDKHAEVMDISMIESIKEWLETFRNNEPVHFTFHGGEPLLAGYDFYREAFPILNQLKNINGYSMQSNLWLLDENIVEVLKENNVALSTSIDGPKEITDYQRGKNYFDKTMESVKLAEDNGLFVNYVCTFTSYSKDYANEIYDFFKGMGATVKIHSALPSLRGDNADPWVLNQEDYGKLMVSLLDKYLYDLDKFQIKDFDHMAKSSFIRHGTLCTFADCMGDTLAVGYDGSIYPCYRFVGMDEYIMGNVKDKPSVEDLHNSNAWGKLEEFNSFVDDNCKTCRFIKFCRGGCPYNGIVASHTPKEVDPQCEAYKLIFSDISKRQNRDFLKRGIPGMPGMDGPQEKKEGEPYSIMDLMMKPL, encoded by the coding sequence ATGCCATTTCATATAATGATAATACCAACACTTAATTGTCCAGGTAACTGTAAGTATTGTTGGGGTTCTGATAAACATGCCGAGGTAATGGACATTAGCATGATTGAAAGTATTAAAGAATGGTTAGAAACATTTAGAAATAATGAACCGGTTCATTTTACTTTCCATGGTGGGGAACCTTTACTTGCAGGATATGATTTTTATAGGGAAGCTTTCCCGATACTTAATCAGTTAAAGAACATAAATGGATACTCAATGCAATCTAATCTTTGGCTTCTTGATGAGAATATCGTTGAAGTATTAAAGGAAAATAACGTTGCATTAAGTACCAGTATTGATGGTCCTAAGGAGATTACAGATTACCAGAGAGGTAAGAATTACTTTGATAAAACAATGGAATCTGTAAAACTTGCAGAGGATAATGGGTTATTTGTTAATTATGTATGCACATTCACCTCATATTCTAAGGATTATGCAAATGAAATATATGATTTCTTTAAAGGGATGGGTGCAACTGTTAAAATTCATTCTGCCCTTCCATCTTTAAGGGGGGATAATGCGGATCCATGGGTATTAAACCAAGAGGATTATGGTAAGTTAATGGTTTCATTACTTGATAAATACCTATATGATCTTGATAAGTTTCAGATTAAAGACTTTGACCATATGGCGAAAAGCAGTTTCATTCGTCATGGAACACTATGTACCTTTGCGGACTGTATGGGGGATACCCTTGCAGTAGGTTATGATGGCAGTATTTACCCTTGTTATAGGTTTGTAGGAATGGATGAATATATAATGGGTAATGTTAAGGATAAACCTAGTGTTGAGGATTTACATAATTCCAATGCCTGGGGAAAATTAGAGGAATTTAATTCATTTGTTGATGATAATTGTAAAACCTGTAGATTCATTAAATTCTGTAGAGGCGGATGTCCATATAATGGTATTGTTGCAAGCCATACACCGAAAGAGGTAGATCCTCAATGTGAGGCTTATAAGTTGATATTCTCCGATATTTCAAAAAGACAGAATAGGGATTTCTTAAAAAGAGGAATTCCAGGAATGCCGGGTATGGATGGACCGCAAGAGAAAAAAGAAGGGGAACCATATTCAATTATGGATTTAATGATGAAGCCATTATAA
- a CDS encoding TIGR04165 family Cys-rich peptide: MKVEDLVAKCPKCGSTDKTVYRRRIDNHLAYAETAYFKCSNCGHLFETGHDDTNDERNKMIKKLNKIM, translated from the coding sequence ATGAAGGTAGAAGACTTAGTAGCTAAATGTCCTAAATGTGGTTCAACTGATAAAACTGTTTATCGTAGAAGAATAGATAATCATTTAGCATATGCTGAAACCGCATATTTCAAATGTTCTAATTGTGGACATTTATTTGAAACAGGTCATGATGATACAAACGATGAAAGAAATAAGATGATTAAAAAATTAAATAAAATCATGTAA
- a CDS encoding glycosyltransferase family 2 protein has translation MVRIIALIPAFNEEVALGSVILRTLQYVDDVLIVDDGSTDATNQIARLAGAKVITHPNNLGKGEGLKSGFQAIGDDYDIILTIDGDGQHNPDEIPLLLKPILDGEADLVNGSRYINGPEENTPAYRRVGQQVLDKATNISAGIDVTDSQSGFRAFSSKCCSCFRFKDTGFGIESEMLVDAAENGYRIMEVPITVRYDVDGSTKDPVTHGVGVLLNIIKDKIQRTFNGNK, from the coding sequence ATGGTTAGGATAATAGCTTTAATACCTGCATTTAATGAGGAGGTGGCGTTAGGTTCTGTAATTCTAAGAACCTTGCAATATGTTGATGACGTATTGATTGTTGATGACGGAAGTACAGATGCTACAAATCAGATAGCCCGTCTTGCAGGTGCAAAGGTAATTACACATCCAAATAATCTTGGAAAAGGGGAAGGATTAAAATCTGGTTTTCAGGCTATTGGCGATGATTATGACATTATACTTACAATAGACGGTGACGGTCAACATAATCCAGATGAAATTCCTTTATTGTTAAAACCAATACTTGATGGTGAAGCCGATCTTGTAAATGGAAGTCGTTATATCAATGGTCCTGAGGAAAATACCCCGGCTTATCGTAGGGTTGGTCAGCAGGTTCTTGATAAGGCTACTAATATTTCTGCAGGTATTGATGTTACTGATTCACAAAGTGGTTTTAGAGCTTTTTCCTCCAAATGTTGTTCTTGTTTCAGATTTAAAGATACTGGGTTCGGGATTGAAAGTGAGATGTTGGTTGATGCTGCAGAAAATGGTTATAGAATAATGGAGGTTCCAATTACCGTTCGTTATGATGTGGACGGTTCAACAAAGGACCCTGTAACACATGGTGTAGGTGTATTGTTAAACATTATTAAGGATAAAATCCAAAGAACATTTAATGGTAATAAATAG
- a CDS encoding NAD-dependent epimerase/dehydratase family protein codes for METQRILVTGGAGFIGTNLVEELRSRGHEVLSVDLLHHEDEADLYSDEYSDYVRGDVRNYRQIERIFEENDKFDYVYHLAAEYGRWNGEAYYENLWETNVIGLKNMIRLQEKLKFRMISFSSCEVYGDYKGVITEDLMETHPINETYQMNDYAISKWAGELMVMNSASMFGTETVRVRPLNCYGPHEAYSPYKGFIPIFIYKALHDQPYSVHMGHKRIIDYVGDTVNTFANIVDNFIPGEAYNVGSKPEWEKDIKEYSDIVLDACGKDDSLVTYTPPEPFTTKVKTVDCSKAIRDLKHDPKVSPEEGIKKTVEWMKDYYRIE; via the coding sequence ATGGAAACTCAAAGAATATTAGTAACTGGTGGAGCAGGTTTTATTGGAACAAACCTTGTAGAAGAGTTAAGATCACGTGGTCATGAGGTTTTATCAGTAGATTTATTACATCATGAGGATGAGGCAGACTTATACTCTGATGAATATTCTGATTATGTTAGAGGTGATGTTAGAAACTATCGCCAAATTGAGAGAATTTTTGAGGAAAATGATAAATTCGATTATGTTTACCATTTAGCTGCTGAGTATGGACGTTGGAATGGTGAGGCTTACTATGAAAACCTCTGGGAAACTAATGTGATTGGTCTTAAAAACATGATTAGACTTCAAGAAAAACTTAAGTTTAGAATGATTTCATTTTCAAGCTGTGAGGTTTATGGTGATTATAAGGGTGTAATCACCGAGGATTTAATGGAAACACATCCAATCAATGAAACATATCAGATGAATGATTATGCTATAAGTAAATGGGCTGGAGAACTTATGGTCATGAATTCAGCATCAATGTTTGGTACAGAAACTGTAAGGGTAAGACCTTTAAACTGTTATGGTCCTCATGAGGCATACTCTCCATATAAAGGTTTCATTCCAATATTTATCTATAAAGCATTGCATGACCAACCGTATTCTGTACATATGGGCCATAAAAGGATTATTGATTATGTTGGGGATACTGTAAACACCTTTGCAAACATTGTGGATAACTTTATACCTGGTGAGGCTTATAATGTAGGTAGTAAACCAGAATGGGAAAAGGATATTAAAGAATATTCTGACATTGTTCTTGATGCATGTGGTAAGGATGATTCCCTTGTAACTTACACACCTCCTGAGCCATTTACAACCAAGGTTAAAACAGTCGATTGTTCCAAGGCTATTCGCGATTTAAAACATGACCCTAAAGTGTCACCGGAAGAGGGAATTAAAAAGACTGTTGAATGGATGAAAGATTATTATAGAATAGAATAG
- the galU gene encoding UTP--glucose-1-phosphate uridylyltransferase GalU — protein sequence MKAVIPAAGFGTRFLPATKAQPKEMLPVFDKPTIQYVIEEAVASGIDDILIVTGKNKRSIEDHFDKSFELEHTLKESGKLKALKQIQDITDLADICYVRQKEQKGLGDAIYCAKKHIDGEPFAVMLGDTITKGAVPCTKQLIEVSQKYNSSAIAVEEVPDEKVERYGIIDGRPVEDSVYKIDKLIEKPPLAEAPTNLAIMGRYVLTPDIFDHIENTKPGKGGEIQLTDALAKLNVIYGSIFDGKTYDIGNRLEWLMTSIEFALDDEDAHDQIYNYMKSIVDSQ from the coding sequence ATGAAAGCAGTTATTCCGGCAGCAGGATTTGGAACTAGATTTTTACCTGCTACTAAAGCACAACCAAAAGAGATGTTACCTGTTTTTGATAAGCCTACTATTCAATATGTAATTGAAGAGGCAGTAGCATCCGGTATAGATGATATTTTAATTGTTACAGGTAAGAATAAAAGGTCTATCGAGGATCATTTTGATAAATCATTTGAACTTGAACACACTTTAAAGGAAAGTGGTAAACTTAAAGCTTTAAAACAAATTCAAGATATCACTGACTTGGCTGATATCTGTTATGTTCGTCAAAAAGAACAGAAAGGTCTTGGAGATGCAATATATTGTGCTAAGAAACATATTGACGGAGAACCTTTTGCTGTAATGCTTGGTGATACTATTACAAAGGGTGCTGTTCCATGTACTAAACAGCTAATTGAAGTTAGTCAGAAATATAACTCATCTGCAATAGCTGTCGAAGAGGTTCCTGATGAGAAAGTGGAAAGATATGGTATTATTGATGGAAGACCTGTTGAAGATTCTGTATATAAAATTGATAAACTTATAGAAAAACCACCTTTAGCAGAAGCTCCAACAAACTTGGCTATTATGGGAAGATATGTTTTAACTCCTGATATCTTTGATCATATTGAGAATACTAAACCGGGTAAAGGTGGAGAAATCCAATTGACCGACGCATTAGCTAAATTGAATGTTATATATGGTTCAATATTTGACGGTAAAACTTATGATATTGGAAACCGTCTTGAATGGTTAATGACCTCAATCGAATTTGCATTAGATGATGAGGATGCTCACGATCAAATATACAATTATATGAAATCAATTGTAGACTCCCAATAG
- a CDS encoding DUF371 domain-containing protein, whose translation MNFEIMARGHPNVSSIHKSTFEITKDKSLTKAGDCIIGLDMNKSMLDFPEDFKNKLQSSSTKVTVQLKTDNGYDEIHGRGDSNLELSHETDMVIRKSTFTCNRTLMVEADKAACDLNRDLIEDLINGKRLYVNIILD comes from the coding sequence ATGAATTTTGAAATAATGGCTAGGGGTCATCCAAATGTTAGCTCAATTCATAAATCTACCTTTGAGATAACTAAGGACAAAAGTTTAACCAAGGCAGGGGATTGTATAATTGGTCTTGACATGAATAAGTCCATGTTGGATTTTCCAGAGGATTTTAAAAATAAACTTCAATCCTCCAGTACAAAGGTTACGGTTCAGCTTAAAACAGATAATGGCTATGATGAGATTCATGGAAGGGGGGATTCTAATTTGGAATTATCCCATGAAACAGATATGGTTATAAGGAAAAGCACATTTACATGTAATAGGACATTAATGGTTGAGGCGGATAAAGCTGCCTGTGATTTAAATAGGGATCTTATTGAAGATCTAATTAATGGTAAACGATTATATGTAAATATTATTTTGGATTGA
- a CDS encoding GIY-YIG nuclease family protein translates to MKGTYCLIIELKKSIKTKIGALGKIEFMPGYYVYVGSAMNSIESRVKRHLADDKKLHWHIDYLLKNKDADIVEVIYTLSSRKIECELSDYIKNISDDSVDSFGSSDCSCDSHLHYFQNYDKALKVVIDSYEDLNMKHYNLNDFKKLIK, encoded by the coding sequence ATGAAAGGTACATATTGTTTAATTATAGAACTTAAAAAAAGTATAAAAACAAAGATTGGTGCTCTGGGCAAAATAGAGTTTATGCCAGGATATTATGTTTATGTAGGTTCTGCAATGAATTCAATTGAATCAAGAGTTAAAAGACACCTTGCAGATGACAAGAAACTACATTGGCATATAGATTACTTACTTAAAAATAAAGATGCAGATATTGTTGAGGTCATATACACGTTAAGTTCTAGGAAAATAGAATGTGAACTATCAGATTATATCAAGAATATAAGTGATGATTCTGTTGATAGTTTCGGCTCCAGTGATTGTTCATGTGACTCACATTTACATTACTTCCAAAACTACGATAAAGCACTTAAAGTAGTTATTGACTCTTATGAGGATTTAAATATGAAACACTACAATTTAAATGATTTTAAAAAGTTAATTAAATAG
- the cfbC gene encoding Ni-sirohydrochlorin a,c-diamide reductive cyclase ATP-dependent reductase subunit has translation MCEKRIAIYGKGGIGKSTTVANLSAALSNEGLKVMVIGCDPKADTTRTLYGMRIPTIINTIKENRNPELGDIVFKGYNGILCTESGGPEPGVGCAGRGVIVAMKQLQKLNAFNEDIDVRFYDVLGDVVCGGFSVPLRKDYADEVYIVSSGEYMSLYAANNISRGIKKLKGQLGGIILNKRNVNNEEEIVNAFAEKIGTKVVGVVERSGLIQDAELDAKTVVEKYPDSDETSIYKKLGKSLIENSDYTIPEPIDDEEFEEFFKFYSKN, from the coding sequence ATGTGTGAAAAAAGAATAGCTATTTATGGTAAAGGAGGTATTGGTAAATCTACTACAGTAGCTAATTTATCAGCAGCCTTAAGTAATGAGGGTTTAAAAGTTATGGTAATAGGCTGTGATCCTAAGGCCGATACTACTAGAACATTATATGGTATGAGGATTCCTACTATTATAAATACTATTAAAGAAAATAGAAATCCTGAATTGGGAGACATAGTCTTTAAAGGTTATAATGGCATTTTATGCACTGAAAGTGGAGGTCCTGAACCTGGTGTAGGCTGTGCAGGACGTGGTGTTATTGTAGCTATGAAACAACTTCAGAAACTTAATGCTTTTAATGAGGATATCGATGTAAGATTTTATGATGTTCTGGGTGATGTTGTCTGTGGAGGTTTCTCAGTACCCCTTAGAAAGGACTATGCAGACGAGGTTTACATAGTGTCCTCTGGAGAATATATGTCCCTTTATGCTGCAAATAATATTAGTAGGGGAATTAAAAAACTTAAAGGACAATTAGGTGGAATAATTTTAAATAAGCGTAATGTTAACAATGAAGAGGAGATTGTTAATGCATTTGCAGAAAAAATAGGTACCAAGGTAGTAGGTGTTGTTGAAAGAAGCGGTCTTATTCAGGATGCTGAACTTGATGCAAAAACGGTAGTTGAAAAATATCCTGATTCTGATGAAACATCAATTTATAAAAAGTTGGGTAAATCATTAATTGAAAATAGTGATTATACAATACCGGAACCAATAGATGATGAGGAGTTTGAAGAGTTTTTTAAATTTTACAGTAAAAATTAG
- a CDS encoding peptidase U32 family protein: MVELLSPAGDFTSLSAVLKNGADAVYIGLDGVNMRINASNFKLDQIKKASQMAKEYNAKLYVCTNTIMRDKDVERLNKQLPVLADSGVDGLIISDIGLIESTCDYGMEAHISVQENITNLNTLKTLKKLGAKRAILSRELSLRDIRNITKKSPIETEVFIHGAMCMAVSGRCFLSYGLYGRSANCGDCLQPCRKNWKLSFDFDNNDKVINSSDLKMDEESFLIGEAYDNTYRTTFFSPKDMAMIEHIPELMESGVDAFKIEGRARSADYAATATNVYRQAIDLYNKDKENYKYNPKWMEQLQEVFNRGFDTGFYFNTPYEISENNKSEYVKKDIGKVLNYYNKPKVAEIKIWDDLSLGDELMVQGPTTGSVRYTVNSMEIENRRIEKACKGQDVGVYFPEKLRKNDFVYKLVKREDFES; the protein is encoded by the coding sequence ATGGTAGAGTTATTATCCCCTGCAGGGGATTTTACATCACTTAGTGCGGTATTAAAAAATGGTGCGGATGCTGTTTACATTGGTCTTGATGGAGTTAATATGAGGATCAATGCATCTAATTTTAAACTGGACCAGATTAAAAAAGCGTCACAAATGGCAAAGGAATACAATGCTAAACTATATGTTTGCACCAACACTATAATGAGAGATAAAGATGTTGAACGTTTAAATAAACAATTGCCGGTCCTTGCAGATAGTGGTGTTGATGGTCTTATAATATCTGACATTGGTCTAATAGAATCTACATGTGACTATGGTATGGAGGCCCATATCAGTGTTCAGGAGAACATTACGAATCTTAATACCTTAAAGACTTTAAAAAAGTTAGGTGCTAAAAGAGCTATTTTATCAAGGGAATTATCTCTAAGGGATATTAGAAATATCACCAAAAAATCACCTATTGAAACCGAGGTTTTCATTCATGGCGCTATGTGCATGGCGGTTTCCGGAAGATGTTTTTTAAGTTATGGTCTTTATGGGAGAAGTGCAAACTGTGGTGACTGTCTTCAGCCCTGCAGAAAAAATTGGAAACTAAGTTTTGACTTTGATAATAATGATAAGGTTATAAATAGCAGTGATTTAAAAATGGATGAGGAATCATTTCTAATAGGTGAGGCATATGACAATACCTATAGAACAACCTTCTTCTCACCTAAGGATATGGCAATGATTGAACATATTCCGGAATTAATGGAATCCGGAGTAGATGCATTTAAAATCGAGGGTAGAGCACGTTCTGCAGATTATGCCGCAACAGCTACCAATGTTTATAGACAAGCTATTGACCTATATAATAAGGATAAAGAGAATTACAAATACAATCCTAAATGGATGGAACAGCTTCAGGAGGTCTTCAACAGAGGCTTTGACACTGGTTTCTATTTTAACACCCCATATGAAATAAGCGAAAATAATAAATCAGAGTATGTTAAGAAAGACATTGGTAAGGTTTTAAATTATTATAATAAGCCTAAAGTGGCGGAAATTAAAATCTGGGATGATTTATCTTTAGGGGATGAATTAATGGTTCAGGGACCTACAACGGGATCAGTTCGTTATACTGTAAATTCAATGGAGATTGAAAATAGAAGGATTGAAAAGGCTTGTAAAGGTCAGGATGTTGGAGTTTATTTCCCTGAGAAGTTACGTAAAAATGACTTTGTATATAAATTAGTTAAAAGAGAAGATTTTGAAAGTTAA
- the purF gene encoding amidophosphoribosyltransferase, producing the protein MRDKCGVVGIYSKDQSKDVSAPIYYALYSLQHRGQESAGIATHNNIKGLNYYCGMGLVADVFKTYELQKLSGYVGIGHVRYSTTGQSKLENSQPFVTDFEDGYIAMAHNGDIVNSKILRDHLVDLGYEFNSDTDSEVLCYLIKEQYRKLGNIIDALEEISKMVIGSYSLVIMINDELYIVRDPKGMKPLAIAKKDDMFIAASETVAFDVLSADFIRDLEPGEVISVVDGEVSSHILEITSETQNARCMFEYVYFARPDSVIDGRSVFDVRLDIGKKLYEEFPFDADLIVPVPDSAIPFALGYSRASGIPYGEGLIKNRYVGRTFIMPSQEERELAVKLKLNPLKLGLEGKDIVLIDDSIVRGTTSASLIHILKEAGANKIYLLVGCPPVVAPCFYGVAMASKEELIAANYSIEEIRLQLDADALGYISIPSLIDAIGFGKDELCLGCITEDYPTYLPDDLEVESYYTFY; encoded by the coding sequence ATGAGAGATAAGTGTGGTGTTGTAGGGATTTACTCTAAAGATCAAAGTAAAGATGTATCTGCTCCAATTTATTATGCTTTATATTCTTTACAGCATAGGGGTCAAGAATCTGCAGGTATTGCAACTCATAATAATATTAAGGGCTTAAATTATTATTGTGGTATGGGTCTTGTTGCAGATGTTTTTAAAACATATGAACTTCAAAAATTAAGTGGATATGTTGGTATTGGTCATGTAAGATATTCAACTACTGGTCAATCTAAACTTGAAAATTCACAACCTTTTGTAACTGATTTTGAAGATGGTTACATTGCTATGGCTCATAATGGTGATATTGTTAATTCTAAAATCTTAAGAGACCATCTTGTTGATTTAGGTTATGAATTTAACTCTGATACTGACAGTGAAGTATTGTGTTATCTAATTAAAGAACAATATCGTAAATTAGGTAATATTATTGATGCCTTAGAAGAGATTTCTAAAATGGTTATAGGTTCATATTCACTTGTCATAATGATTAACGATGAACTTTACATCGTTCGTGACCCTAAGGGTATGAAACCTTTGGCTATTGCTAAAAAAGATGATATGTTTATTGCAGCGTCTGAAACCGTTGCATTTGATGTATTAAGTGCTGATTTTATAAGGGATTTAGAACCTGGAGAGGTTATTTCCGTTGTTGACGGTGAGGTTTCCAGTCATATCTTGGAGATTACCTCTGAAACTCAAAATGCAAGATGCATGTTCGAATATGTATACTTTGCAAGACCTGATAGTGTTATAGACGGCAGATCTGTTTTTGATGTTAGGTTGGATATTGGTAAAAAATTATATGAGGAATTTCCATTTGATGCAGATTTAATTGTTCCCGTTCCAGATTCTGCAATACCATTTGCTTTAGGTTATTCCCGTGCCTCAGGTATTCCTTATGGTGAGGGATTAATAAAGAACAGGTATGTTGGAAGAACATTTATTATGCCTTCCCAGGAGGAAAGGGAACTTGCGGTTAAATTAAAATTAAATCCATTAAAATTAGGTCTTGAAGGTAAGGACATTGTTTTAATTGATGACAGTATTGTAAGAGGTACTACCTCAGCCTCATTAATTCATATTTTAAAAGAGGCTGGAGCCAATAAGATTTATCTTCTTGTAGGTTGTCCTCCAGTGGTCGCTCCTTGTTTCTATGGTGTGGCTATGGCATCTAAAGAAGAGTTAATAGCAGCTAATTACAGTATTGAAGAGATTAGATTACAATTAGATGCTGATGCATTAGGTTATATCAGTATTCCATCCTTGATTGATGCCATTGGTTTTGGTAAAGATGAATTATGTTTAGGTTGTATTACCGAGGATTATCCAACCTACTTACCTGATGATTTAGAAGTAGAATCATATTATACATTCTATTAA